A window from Chitinophaga filiformis encodes these proteins:
- the bshB1 gene encoding bacillithiol biosynthesis deacetylase BshB1: MKLDILAIAAHPDDVELACAGTLMVHAAQGMKVGILDLTRGELGTRGTPETRAEEAAAAAKVMGLTVRDNLGLPDGFFRNDTEEQMKLIAAIRKYQPDIVLGNAFEDRHPDHGRAARLIADSCFLAGLRKIETFEDGQAQAPWRPKQVFHFMQDRYETPDFVVDTSTVIERKKEAIRCYKTQFLGQASDKEPQTYISSAAFFDSVINRDVTFGKIVGVSHAEGFKTSKVLGINSFKDIINNVT; the protein is encoded by the coding sequence ATGAAACTAGACATACTGGCAATAGCTGCGCATCCGGATGATGTAGAGCTGGCCTGTGCAGGTACCCTGATGGTACACGCAGCGCAGGGCATGAAGGTAGGCATACTGGACCTCACCAGGGGAGAGCTGGGTACCCGTGGCACTCCTGAAACAAGAGCAGAAGAGGCGGCAGCAGCTGCCAAAGTAATGGGATTGACGGTAAGAGATAACCTGGGCTTACCCGATGGCTTTTTCCGTAACGATACGGAAGAGCAAATGAAACTAATCGCAGCAATTCGAAAGTACCAACCTGATATTGTACTGGGCAACGCATTTGAAGACCGTCACCCTGACCACGGAAGGGCCGCCCGCCTGATTGCCGATAGCTGTTTCCTGGCCGGTCTGAGGAAGATCGAGACATTTGAAGACGGACAGGCACAGGCCCCATGGCGCCCGAAACAGGTCTTCCATTTTATGCAGGACCGCTACGAAACACCTGATTTTGTGGTAGATACGAGTACCGTGATCGAGCGTAAAAAAGAGGCTATCAGGTGTTATAAGACACAGTTCCTGGGACAGGCATCAGATAAGGAACCGCAGACCTATATTTCCTCCGCCGCATTTTTTGACAGCGTGATCAACAGGGATGTGACCTTCGGGAAGATTGTAGGAGTGTCTCACGCAGAAGGATTTAAAACATCTAAGGTGCTGGGAATCAATAGTTTTAAGGATATTATCAACAATGTAACATGA
- a CDS encoding DUF4294 domain-containing protein, whose product MRRLIAFIILSASLLCLAGRSRVSAQTRHGADSIAVSAVVVGSDTIPYITLQIVEVVDKLPKKFRKQREAWTRLRNAVYVTYPYAKSAARILRDVNSHLASLPEKRDRKKYLADIEKKMKAEFGDKLENLSVYQGKVLMKLINRETGENCYEIIKELKGGFSARMWQTVAFFFGGNLKSEYDAQEDKDIEAIIQEIEMYRGSRAYN is encoded by the coding sequence ATGCGTCGTCTCATCGCTTTTATCATCCTGTCAGCCAGCTTGTTGTGTCTTGCAGGGCGCAGTAGGGTCAGTGCCCAGACGCGCCATGGTGCAGACAGTATTGCGGTGAGTGCTGTGGTAGTAGGCTCCGATACCATCCCGTATATTACTCTCCAGATCGTGGAAGTGGTAGATAAGCTCCCCAAAAAATTCCGTAAACAAAGAGAAGCCTGGACCCGCCTGCGTAATGCAGTGTATGTGACGTACCCGTACGCTAAATCTGCCGCCCGTATCCTGAGAGATGTCAACAGTCACCTGGCCTCCCTGCCGGAGAAACGTGACCGGAAGAAATACCTGGCTGACATCGAAAAGAAGATGAAGGCAGAGTTCGGGGACAAACTGGAAAACCTTTCCGTGTACCAGGGTAAGGTGCTCATGAAACTGATCAACCGGGAAACGGGAGAGAACTGCTACGAGATCATTAAAGAACTGAAAGGCGGCTTTTCCGCCAGGATGTGGCAGACGGTGGCCTTCTTCTTCGGAGGCAACCTGAAAAGTGAATACGACGCCCAGGAAGACAAGGATATTGAGGCCATCATCCAGGAGATCGAGATGTACAGAGGCTCCCGGGCCTATAATTGA
- a CDS encoding alpha/beta hydrolase has product MKSSWLRISLIVVALLVIVYYLGPRPANPRYDPILPSVPRQSHALEEYVSAKEHRHKLKPNNEARIVWYDSLRQKTPYSVVYLHGFSASQEEGDPVHRDFARKYGCNMYLSRLDGHGLDTSEPLLTMTATGLWNDAKEALSIGKALGEKVILVTCSTGGTLGLKLAATYPNDIFAIINMSPNIAINNDLAFLSNNPWGLQLAQFVCKGKYRESVPENPEIGKYWYNKYRLEAVAELQNLLETTMGPSVFRAVKQPALNLYYYKDEQHQDPTVRVSAILDMEQQLGTPPALKDAVAIPGAGAHVMGCYLTGKDIPSVEKAIDSFAERKLGLLPVR; this is encoded by the coding sequence ATGAAAAGCAGCTGGCTGCGAATATCCCTGATAGTAGTTGCACTACTGGTAATTGTATATTACCTGGGTCCAAGACCCGCTAATCCCCGGTACGATCCCATACTCCCTTCCGTACCCCGGCAATCCCACGCCTTAGAAGAATATGTGAGCGCTAAGGAGCACCGGCATAAGCTCAAGCCTAATAACGAAGCCCGTATTGTATGGTATGATTCCCTGCGTCAAAAAACGCCTTACAGCGTGGTATACCTGCATGGCTTTTCCGCCAGCCAGGAAGAGGGAGACCCTGTACACCGCGACTTTGCCAGAAAATATGGCTGTAACATGTACCTGTCCCGGCTGGACGGTCATGGTCTCGATACCTCCGAGCCATTGCTGACCATGACGGCCACTGGTCTCTGGAATGATGCAAAAGAAGCCCTCAGTATAGGCAAGGCGCTGGGCGAAAAAGTGATCCTGGTGACCTGTTCTACGGGCGGAACCCTGGGATTAAAGCTGGCGGCTACCTATCCGAACGACATCTTTGCGATCATTAACATGTCGCCTAATATTGCTATCAACAATGATCTGGCTTTCCTGAGTAACAATCCATGGGGATTACAGCTGGCGCAGTTTGTCTGTAAAGGTAAATACAGAGAATCTGTACCGGAAAATCCGGAGATAGGGAAGTACTGGTATAATAAGTACCGTCTCGAGGCGGTTGCGGAGCTGCAAAACCTGCTGGAGACGACTATGGGGCCGTCTGTATTCCGCGCTGTTAAACAGCCGGCGCTGAACCTGTATTACTACAAGGATGAGCAACACCAGGATCCGACCGTCAGGGTATCTGCTATCCTCGATATGGAGCAGCAGCTGGGTACGCCGCCTGCATTAAAGGATGCTGTTGCTATTCCGGGTGCCGGGGCGCATGTAATGGGCTGTTACCTGACGGGGAAAGATATTCCGTCTGTGGAGAAAGCGATAGATTCGTTTGCAGAACGGAAATTGGGCCTGTTACCTGTCAGGTAA
- the ccsA gene encoding cytochrome c biogenesis protein CcsA, protein MNTNYIGEHLLPGQLGHFSAVLAFVASMVATVSYFMSVQSKEELVKDSWKKLARWAFIIQALAVFSTFGSLYYALYNHYFEYKYVWRNSSRDLPVSYLLSSFWADQEGSFLLWSIWHSVLGLILLRVGKKWEAPVMTVISFAQVCLGSMLIGIYILGYRVGSNPFLLLRQAEENLGLPWVSNANYLDFITDGNGLNLSLQNYWMVIHPPVLFLGFASTIIPFAYAFAGLWTRDYKEWIKPALPWSLFSAMMLGTGIMMGAAWAYESLTFGGYWAWDPVENASLVPWLTLVAGIHTLLAFKFSGHALKSTFFFFLITFILILYSTFLTRSGVLGDTSVHSFTDLGMSGQLLLYMVVFVVPGFGMLIARRKEIPTIVKEESTYSREFWLFIGSLVLLIGAIQITFTTSIPVWNKIINGLGIKKLLNLQQDIAPPSDGVFHYNKIQIWIAIVLGLLTAVVQYLKYKDTPKGFFTKKIAVPSILSLIITGLIGIFGNIIYDVYGAGFLVAIYIMLFCSVYAIIGNAAYIFIGQKGKLRAAGASIAHVGFGMVLLGILISASKREVISIDRMKMLDGGFFGKESKENPRENLMLPRNFPVQMGDYHVTYAGDSIAPGDAKTYYLVRYERRDPENGNILEKFTLHPDAFLSNRGQQQLTPNPDSRHYLTKDIFTYITAVPIKDEASDTAQYSSHEIAPGDSVFFANGYMILEGIQPQPNNPNYKTEPGDLAVGAQLKVVTKNNEQYNLLPVYCLRDSTKEVSVADTVAPLSLYVRFSKILPKEKKILLQVKESDTFKDYIVMKAFIFPFINVLWIGILIMIVGFIMSIVYRVKANKAKKIQS, encoded by the coding sequence TTGAATACAAATTATATAGGGGAGCATTTGTTACCCGGACAGTTAGGGCATTTTTCAGCGGTATTGGCTTTTGTTGCGTCGATGGTAGCTACCGTAAGCTATTTCATGTCGGTGCAGTCCAAAGAGGAATTGGTAAAAGATTCATGGAAGAAACTGGCCCGCTGGGCCTTTATTATACAGGCGCTGGCCGTTTTCTCTACCTTCGGCAGCCTGTACTACGCTTTATACAATCACTATTTCGAATACAAATATGTCTGGAGGAACTCTTCCCGCGATCTGCCGGTAAGTTACCTCCTGTCCAGCTTCTGGGCCGACCAGGAGGGTAGTTTCCTCTTGTGGTCCATCTGGCACAGTGTATTGGGGCTTATCCTCTTACGTGTAGGTAAAAAGTGGGAAGCGCCTGTAATGACCGTAATTTCCTTTGCACAGGTGTGCCTGGGAAGTATGCTGATCGGTATCTATATACTGGGCTACCGTGTGGGCAGCAATCCATTCCTGTTGCTGCGCCAGGCGGAAGAGAACCTGGGACTGCCCTGGGTATCCAATGCCAACTACCTCGACTTCATCACCGACGGTAATGGCCTGAACCTTTCCCTGCAGAACTACTGGATGGTGATCCACCCGCCGGTGCTGTTCCTGGGATTTGCTTCCACCATTATCCCCTTCGCATATGCTTTTGCCGGTCTGTGGACCCGCGACTACAAAGAATGGATCAAGCCGGCATTGCCCTGGTCCCTGTTCTCTGCCATGATGCTGGGCACAGGTATTATGATGGGCGCCGCCTGGGCCTATGAATCGCTCACCTTTGGTGGTTACTGGGCCTGGGATCCGGTAGAAAATGCTTCCCTGGTACCCTGGTTAACACTGGTGGCGGGAATTCACACCTTGCTGGCATTCAAATTCTCCGGTCATGCGCTGAAGTCCACCTTCTTCTTTTTCCTGATCACCTTCATCCTCATCCTGTATTCCACCTTCCTGACCCGTAGCGGTGTGCTGGGCGATACTTCCGTACACTCCTTTACCGACCTGGGTATGAGTGGTCAGCTGTTGTTGTACATGGTCGTGTTTGTAGTGCCTGGTTTTGGAATGCTGATCGCCAGAAGGAAAGAGATCCCCACTATTGTGAAGGAGGAAAGCACCTACTCACGCGAGTTCTGGCTGTTCATCGGATCGCTGGTACTCCTGATAGGCGCGATACAGATCACTTTTACCACCTCCATCCCGGTGTGGAATAAGATCATTAACGGACTGGGTATCAAAAAACTGCTGAACCTCCAGCAGGATATTGCACCACCGTCAGATGGTGTGTTCCACTACAATAAGATTCAGATCTGGATCGCTATTGTACTGGGGCTCCTGACCGCCGTTGTACAATACCTGAAATACAAGGATACACCGAAAGGGTTCTTTACAAAGAAAATAGCTGTTCCTTCCATCCTGAGCCTCATAATAACAGGCCTGATAGGGATCTTTGGAAATATCATCTACGATGTTTATGGCGCCGGCTTCCTGGTGGCAATTTACATCATGCTGTTCTGCAGCGTATATGCCATCATTGGTAATGCGGCATATATATTCATCGGCCAGAAAGGTAAACTGAGAGCAGCCGGCGCTTCCATCGCGCATGTCGGCTTCGGTATGGTGCTGCTGGGCATCCTGATCTCCGCTTCCAAACGTGAAGTGATCTCTATCGACCGTATGAAGATGCTGGACGGTGGTTTCTTCGGAAAGGAAAGTAAAGAGAATCCAAGAGAGAACCTGATGCTGCCGAGGAACTTCCCTGTGCAGATGGGCGATTATCACGTGACTTATGCCGGCGACTCAATAGCACCCGGCGACGCCAAGACCTATTACCTGGTGAGGTACGAACGCCGCGACCCGGAGAATGGAAATATCCTGGAGAAATTCACCCTGCATCCCGATGCCTTCCTGAGCAACAGGGGCCAGCAACAGTTAACGCCGAACCCTGATTCCCGGCATTATCTGACCAAAGATATCTTCACCTATATCACGGCAGTGCCTATCAAGGATGAGGCGAGCGATACCGCCCAGTACAGCTCTCATGAAATAGCGCCGGGCGACTCTGTATTCTTCGCTAATGGTTACATGATCCTGGAGGGTATACAACCGCAACCGAATAATCCGAACTATAAGACAGAACCAGGCGATCTGGCTGTGGGCGCACAACTGAAGGTAGTCACTAAAAATAACGAACAGTATAACCTGTTGCCGGTCTATTGTCTGCGCGACAGTACAAAGGAAGTATCCGTTGCAGATACTGTAGCGCCACTGTCATTATATGTGCGCTTCAGCAAAATACTGCCGAAAGAGAAAAAGATCCTCTTACAAGTAAAGGAATCGGATACATTTAAGGACTATATTGTGATGAAAGCCTTCATCTTCCCATTCATCAATGTACTATGGATAGGCATTCTGATCATGATCGTCGGATTTATAATGAGTATTGTATACCGGGTGAAGGCGAATAAGGCAAAAAAGATTCAGTCATAA
- a CDS encoding cytochrome c maturation protein CcmE → MKKSNIILLILIAVAIGIIVTVAGDFSTYETFATARQKEGKEFQVIGKLDTTKVMEYNPQKDANLFRFYVIDKTGETRPVVFYGTKPTDFEKAESVVLTGKMSGGEFKCSKILMKCPSKYKNDQVAIGKA, encoded by the coding sequence ATGAAGAAATCTAACATTATCCTGCTGATACTTATTGCTGTGGCTATAGGAATAATTGTAACGGTAGCAGGCGATTTCAGTACTTATGAGACTTTTGCCACTGCCAGGCAGAAAGAGGGAAAAGAATTCCAGGTGATCGGAAAACTGGATACCACTAAGGTAATGGAGTACAATCCTCAGAAAGATGCCAACCTGTTCCGTTTTTATGTAATTGATAAAACAGGAGAAACCAGGCCCGTTGTTTTTTATGGTACCAAACCAACTGATTTCGAGAAGGCGGAGAGTGTTGTACTGACCGGTAAGATGTCAGGCGGAGAATTCAAATGCAGTAAGATTCTAATGAAATGTCCGTCCAAATATAAGAATGACCAGGTGGCTATTGGCAAAGCATAG
- a CDS encoding agmatinase family protein, which produces MADLSQFDPNSVSLLSNNIFGLPTTEEDAKLVLLPVPWEVTVSYTHGTARGPEQIFKASHQVDLYDADVKDGWKCGFFMRDIDKQLLLRSDYLRKEAELYLKFLTEGGDISDNEFLKKTLVDVNTGTIAMNEWVYRHTKELLRNNKLVALVGGDHSTPLGFFKAIGEFKGEFGILQIDAHCDLREEYEGFQYSHASIMYNAIREVPQLSKLVQIGIRDYCEEELDFIRNSNGKVVTFFDKNIKTRQYEGDTWKMICDDIIATLPQQVYISFDIDGLDPKLCPHTGTPVAGGFETEQLYYLFRKVIESGRKLIGFDLNEVSTSHDEWDANVGARVLFKLCNLLVHSNKE; this is translated from the coding sequence ATGGCGGATTTATCTCAATTTGATCCCAATTCGGTCAGCCTGTTGTCCAACAATATATTCGGGCTGCCTACAACTGAGGAAGATGCAAAACTGGTATTATTACCTGTTCCCTGGGAAGTGACGGTATCTTACACCCACGGCACAGCCAGGGGCCCCGAGCAGATCTTCAAGGCCTCGCACCAGGTAGACCTGTACGATGCAGATGTGAAGGATGGATGGAAATGCGGCTTTTTCATGCGCGATATTGACAAACAGCTGCTGTTGCGCAGTGATTATCTCCGGAAAGAAGCGGAGCTCTACCTCAAATTCCTCACCGAAGGCGGCGACATCAGTGATAATGAATTCCTTAAGAAAACGCTTGTAGATGTAAACACCGGTACCATTGCCATGAATGAATGGGTGTACCGTCATACCAAAGAATTACTCAGGAATAACAAACTCGTGGCATTGGTCGGTGGCGACCATAGTACTCCCCTGGGCTTTTTTAAAGCGATCGGCGAGTTCAAAGGCGAGTTCGGCATCCTCCAGATCGATGCCCACTGCGACCTGCGCGAGGAATATGAAGGTTTCCAGTATTCCCATGCATCCATCATGTATAATGCGATCAGGGAAGTGCCCCAGCTCAGCAAACTGGTGCAGATAGGCATCCGCGATTACTGCGAGGAGGAACTGGATTTCATCCGTAACAGCAATGGCAAAGTAGTGACCTTCTTCGACAAGAATATCAAAACCCGTCAGTATGAAGGAGATACCTGGAAAATGATCTGCGACGATATCATTGCCACATTGCCGCAACAGGTATATATCAGCTTTGACATTGACGGCCTGGATCCCAAACTTTGCCCACACACCGGCACACCGGTAGCGGGTGGTTTTGAAACAGAACAGCTGTACTATCTTTTCAGAAAAGTAATAGAAAGCGGCCGTAAACTGATCGGTTTCGATCTGAATGAAGTCAGCACTTCGCACGATGAGTGGGATGCCAATGTAGGTGCGCGCGTACTGTTCAAACTATGCAACCTGCTGGTACATTCCAATAAAGAATAG
- a CDS encoding radical SAM protein yields the protein MKQSPYILYSDGKGNIFEDTTMLTTGRSGWDAWPIEPDEWIELPEGGSLYELPGRRGIGLNAKTGEMELCDKGWAVAAFIPPAHTGYYLAAYETMPDAPTLPLFCYTAVGWLDGKFYVPATRIEQDIRQECAGFDDKKVKQGVNQLLEAYPHNRLVKHLADNCALTYHCPAARNYFMGRWECPIPSSPACNANCIGCISFQPEEETIVSTQDRLRFKPTAEEIVEYTVPHLETAPFPIVSFGQGCEGEPLLMWETIRDSIIEIRKHTSKGSININTNGSKPDAVRELCKAGLNSIRVSTNSAQEKFYTPYYRPNNYVFEDIIESLKVVREFGGWTSINYFTFPGMTDSVDEYEALRKLIRDTDLQMIQWRNFNIDPDWYLGRLGVTEVGDCLGIKQLQELIHEEFPHLKYGYFNPPMERIKGDYTKDFAHY from the coding sequence TTGAAACAGTCGCCATACATACTTTATTCTGACGGGAAAGGCAACATCTTTGAAGACACCACCATGCTCACTACCGGCCGCAGTGGCTGGGACGCATGGCCGATTGAGCCGGACGAATGGATAGAACTGCCGGAGGGCGGTTCCCTGTATGAACTGCCTGGCCGCCGTGGTATAGGTCTCAACGCGAAAACCGGCGAAATGGAGCTCTGCGACAAAGGATGGGCGGTAGCTGCCTTCATTCCTCCGGCGCATACCGGCTATTACCTGGCTGCGTATGAAACCATGCCGGATGCACCTACCCTGCCGCTCTTCTGCTATACCGCTGTGGGTTGGCTGGATGGTAAATTTTATGTCCCTGCTACCCGTATAGAACAGGACATCCGCCAGGAATGTGCCGGTTTCGACGACAAAAAAGTGAAACAGGGTGTAAACCAGTTGCTGGAAGCATATCCGCATAATCGCCTGGTAAAACACCTGGCCGACAACTGCGCATTGACATATCATTGCCCTGCCGCACGTAACTACTTTATGGGGCGTTGGGAATGCCCGATCCCTTCCTCTCCTGCCTGTAACGCCAACTGTATCGGTTGTATCTCTTTCCAGCCGGAAGAAGAAACGATCGTTTCCACACAGGACCGTCTGCGTTTCAAGCCTACAGCGGAAGAGATCGTGGAATATACTGTTCCCCACCTGGAAACAGCGCCCTTCCCTATCGTGAGCTTCGGACAAGGTTGTGAAGGAGAGCCCCTGCTGATGTGGGAGACTATCCGCGATTCCATTATCGAAATACGTAAACATACTTCCAAGGGAAGCATCAATATCAACACCAACGGCAGCAAGCCCGACGCAGTACGCGAGCTCTGCAAGGCAGGCCTGAACAGCATCCGCGTGAGCACCAACTCAGCACAGGAGAAGTTCTATACGCCTTATTACCGCCCGAACAACTATGTGTTTGAAGATATTATCGAGAGCCTGAAAGTGGTGCGTGAATTCGGTGGATGGACCTCCATCAACTATTTCACCTTCCCCGGCATGACCGACAGTGTGGATGAATATGAAGCACTGCGCAAACTGATCAGGGATACTGATCTCCAGATGATCCAGTGGAGGAACTTCAATATCGATCCTGACTGGTACCTGGGTCGCCTCGGTGTGACCGAAGTGGGCGACTGCCTGGGTATTAAACAACTGCAGGAGCTGATCCATGAAGAATTTCCACACCTGAAATACGGTTATTTCAATCCTCCGATGGAAAGGATCAAAGGGGACTATACCAAAGACTTCGCACACTATTAA
- a CDS encoding MFS transporter produces the protein MTVYLTQKLHFSVQEAGMVMACFGMGAICGSFIGGRLSDRIGFYPVQFWSLLMQGLIFLVLGQMETLPQFCVCIFVLSCVGDTFRPANVAATAYYSTVENRTRSYSLNRLASNLGWSVGPALGGILAGYSYHLLFWVDGLTCIIAVTTMRFLLPPVKVKPPLKATPDCTVVPGAPSVYKDWIYIAFISLITIFTTGFLQLSTMVPLYLKSVVHMEEAHIGMLMGLNGLIVAFIEMVLVYKLEGRMHSLQYITRGVLLAGLGYLSFNILPPVAAAGLFFILMFTIGEMLSIPFMNSFFVHRSGEHNRGQYAGLYTMAFSISSICAPTLGSYMVGHFGFSAWWYCTAALCMSTGAGFYFLYKKVMANSMTTVVHEHSR, from the coding sequence ATGACGGTTTATCTCACCCAGAAATTACACTTCTCCGTGCAGGAGGCGGGTATGGTGATGGCCTGTTTTGGAATGGGGGCGATCTGCGGTTCATTTATCGGAGGAAGATTGTCTGACAGGATCGGCTTTTACCCCGTTCAGTTCTGGAGCTTGTTAATGCAGGGATTGATCTTTCTGGTGCTGGGACAGATGGAAACGCTGCCGCAGTTCTGCGTTTGTATATTCGTGCTCAGCTGCGTGGGCGATACCTTCAGGCCGGCTAACGTGGCCGCTACCGCGTATTACAGCACTGTTGAGAACCGCACGCGTTCTTATTCGCTGAACAGGCTGGCTTCCAACCTCGGATGGTCCGTTGGTCCTGCATTGGGTGGTATACTGGCTGGCTATAGTTATCATCTGCTGTTCTGGGTAGACGGCCTTACCTGTATTATCGCAGTCACAACAATGCGCTTCCTCCTGCCTCCGGTAAAGGTGAAACCACCGCTGAAAGCCACGCCGGATTGTACCGTGGTACCGGGAGCGCCGAGTGTATACAAGGACTGGATCTATATCGCCTTTATTTCACTGATCACCATCTTCACCACGGGCTTCCTGCAATTGTCCACCATGGTGCCTTTATACCTGAAATCTGTTGTGCATATGGAAGAAGCGCATATTGGTATGCTGATGGGGCTGAACGGCCTGATCGTGGCATTTATCGAAATGGTGCTCGTGTATAAGCTGGAAGGGAGGATGCACAGCCTGCAGTATATTACGAGAGGTGTGCTGCTGGCAGGACTGGGATACCTCAGCTTTAATATCCTGCCGCCGGTGGCTGCAGCAGGACTGTTCTTTATCCTCATGTTTACCATAGGAGAAATGCTGAGCATTCCCTTTATGAACTCTTTCTTTGTACACCGCAGTGGTGAACATAACCGCGGACAATACGCAGGTCTGTACACGATGGCGTTTTCGATCTCCAGCATTTGTGCGCCGACATTAGGATCTTACATGGTTGGGCATTTCGGCTTTTCTGCCTGGTGGTATTGCACGGCAGCGCTTTGCATGAGCACAGGCGCAGGGTTCTATTTCCTGTACAAAAAAGTAATGGCGAATAGTATGACGACTGTTGTACACGAGCATTCGCGATAG
- a CDS encoding DUF5723 family protein codes for MSLLGSFKAQAQFTLGGYSNSHYAGIHGVPNNPASAAGTHYKWDVNIAGINAAAGNTYIRFPRSILLHPPDSLEALKKNRDYFLDTAATGKQFGWGNIDLMMPSVLYSIDELQSVAFTWRVRAMANGGNITTDVANFFAQDFPNPNFVKRRYDMPIANGSFHWWNEFGFTYARVLKDDGSNVLKGGVTLKLLSGVAAGYAQVDNATFVMNTTTSGEINDGTLKVGYSEGIANWERPNASNYKVFGNMGVGMDVGVTYEWRESMDGLTGYDDSQWNPEADDYRLRLGLSITDLGAITYKKAPNVTDLDLRATNVNPDDLRLRKNESWQQYYRRIQTYFTPVASSEKFRMNTPAALNLMADYNIDGRFFVNAGGRIALNAGKYDPSKTYVVSYFQVTPRYDSRYIGGYLPLSVNRNGQFDAGLGLRLGPLVIGSSTMLSNLFQKNKNRLDGFIALRIIPIKRGEGKTGCPAAQF; via the coding sequence ATGTCATTGTTGGGTTCATTCAAAGCCCAGGCTCAATTTACTTTAGGGGGATATTCCAATAGCCACTACGCCGGCATACACGGTGTTCCGAACAACCCGGCATCTGCCGCCGGCACACACTATAAATGGGATGTCAACATTGCCGGCATTAATGCTGCCGCCGGAAATACATATATCCGCTTTCCGCGCTCTATCCTGCTGCATCCACCGGATTCACTGGAGGCACTGAAAAAGAACCGTGATTATTTCCTCGATACTGCCGCTACCGGCAAACAGTTTGGCTGGGGTAATATCGACCTCATGATGCCTTCTGTGCTCTATTCCATCGACGAACTGCAGTCTGTGGCCTTCACCTGGCGTGTACGCGCTATGGCCAATGGCGGTAACATCACCACAGACGTAGCGAACTTCTTCGCACAGGACTTTCCGAATCCGAACTTTGTAAAACGCCGTTATGATATGCCAATTGCCAATGGCAGCTTCCATTGGTGGAATGAATTTGGTTTCACTTACGCCCGTGTATTGAAAGACGATGGTTCGAACGTACTGAAAGGTGGCGTTACCCTGAAATTATTATCAGGTGTGGCGGCAGGTTATGCGCAGGTCGATAACGCTACATTCGTGATGAACACCACTACCAGCGGAGAGATCAACGATGGCACCCTCAAAGTAGGCTACAGCGAAGGAATTGCCAATTGGGAAAGGCCTAATGCCAGCAACTATAAAGTGTTTGGTAACATGGGAGTTGGTATGGACGTTGGTGTTACTTATGAGTGGCGTGAATCGATGGATGGCCTCACCGGTTATGATGACTCTCAGTGGAATCCGGAAGCTGACGACTACCGCTTACGTTTAGGCTTGTCCATTACCGACCTTGGGGCCATCACCTATAAGAAAGCGCCTAATGTTACTGATCTGGACCTGCGTGCCACCAACGTCAATCCGGATGATCTCCGTCTCCGTAAAAACGAAAGCTGGCAGCAATATTACCGTCGTATCCAGACCTACTTTACGCCGGTGGCTTCTTCTGAAAAATTCCGTATGAATACGCCTGCGGCATTAAACCTCATGGCGGACTATAATATTGATGGTCGTTTCTTCGTCAACGCTGGCGGCAGAATTGCCCTCAATGCCGGCAAATACGATCCGAGCAAAACATACGTGGTATCTTACTTCCAGGTAACGCCCCGTTATGATTCCCGCTACATCGGTGGTTACCTGCCGCTGTCTGTGAACAGGAATGGCCAGTTTGACGCTGGTCTGGGCCTTCGCCTGGGACCGCTGGTGATCGGTTCATCCACCATGTTGTCGAACCTGTTCCAGAAGAACAAGAACCGCCTGGATGGTTTCATTGCCCTGCGTATCATTCCTATCAAGCGGGGTGAGGGTAAGACCGGATGTCCGGCTGCACAGTTCTAA